A window of the Nitrosopumilus ureiphilus genome harbors these coding sequences:
- a CDS encoding dihydroorotate dehydrogenase electron transfer subunit, translated as MQRNHNHTTIVTIEKVIDETPTVRTLIFSDDRMSNVLPGQFAMVWIPGVNELPMSVMISKEPGKAAFTVRKHGPASTGLFNVKEGQQIGIRGPYGNSFDLKEGKLLLVGGGTGLVPMMRLLSFVKSTDDVTVLIGAKSKDEVFFEDLANNMLKNNPHKVIVSTDDGSYGEKGFVTDLVEKLVNESNFDGVYACGPEIMMYKTVRSAHSRNMFVQASLERMMKCGVGICGSCCVGEDLVCRDGTVFDGDHLSSNKEFGHFYRNKAGILEKY; from the coding sequence TTGCAAAGAAATCATAATCATACAACAATTGTTACAATTGAAAAAGTAATTGATGAAACACCTACTGTTAGAACTCTGATTTTTTCAGATGATAGGATGTCCAATGTTCTTCCTGGGCAATTTGCGATGGTTTGGATTCCGGGCGTTAATGAATTACCTATGAGTGTGATGATTTCTAAAGAACCTGGAAAGGCTGCATTTACTGTAAGAAAACATGGTCCGGCTTCAACTGGTTTGTTTAATGTTAAAGAAGGACAACAAATTGGAATTCGTGGCCCATATGGAAACTCATTTGATCTCAAAGAAGGAAAACTTTTGTTAGTTGGTGGTGGAACGGGTCTTGTTCCAATGATGCGATTACTTTCTTTTGTAAAATCAACAGATGATGTTACCGTTCTAATAGGTGCAAAATCAAAAGACGAAGTATTCTTTGAAGACTTGGCAAATAATATGTTGAAAAATAATCCTCACAAAGTAATAGTTTCAACTGATGATGGAAGTTACGGTGAAAAAGGATTTGTCACTGATCTAGTTGAAAAACTTGTTAATGAATCTAATTTTGATGGGGTGTATGCATGTGGACCTGAAATAATGATGTACAAAACTGTGCGATCAGCTCATTCCAGGAATATGTTTGTTCAAGCAAGTCTTGAGAGAATGATGAAATGTGGTGTTGGAATTTGTGGAAGCTGCTGTGTTGGGGAAGATCTAGTATGCAGGGATGGAACTGTTTTTGATGGAGACCATCTTTCTTCAAACAAGGAATTTGGTCATTTTTACAGGAATAAGGCTGGAATTTTAGAAAAATACTGA
- a CDS encoding dihydroorotate dehydrogenase, translating into MNQLLYSKLSSLFKVEPSLATSIGQIQLDRPVMLASGILGISLDVFNRLYRSGAGAVVTKSLSTEPWEGYPNPTIFSVKGGGWINAVGLSNPGAPNFAKMIEPNQEVPIVVSLVGSIPEDFEMMIQQFENCKVIAYELNLSCPHVAKVGLEVGDDPELVRKIVTIAKNTTDIPIIAKVGLGTTHYLNTVNTAIDSGIDAITAINTVRAMAIDVETQRPILSNKFGGLSGTPIKPIALRCVYEISSKHDIPIIGCGGVSTWEDAVEFFLAGASAIQLGSAVGNDWIDVFSEINNGILQYMKRKNYSSIKDMVGLAKKS; encoded by the coding sequence GTGAATCAACTATTATATTCGAAACTAAGTTCATTATTCAAAGTGGAACCCAGTCTTGCAACTTCCATAGGCCAAATTCAATTAGATAGGCCTGTAATGCTGGCATCTGGAATTTTAGGTATATCCTTGGATGTTTTTAATCGATTATATCGCTCAGGTGCAGGTGCAGTTGTAACTAAATCACTAAGTACAGAACCATGGGAAGGCTATCCAAATCCAACTATCTTCAGTGTGAAAGGTGGTGGCTGGATAAATGCCGTAGGTCTCTCAAATCCTGGAGCTCCTAATTTTGCTAAAATGATTGAACCTAACCAAGAAGTTCCAATAGTAGTTAGTCTAGTAGGTTCAATCCCTGAAGATTTTGAAATGATGATACAACAGTTTGAAAATTGTAAAGTTATAGCATATGAGCTTAATCTCTCCTGCCCTCATGTTGCCAAAGTTGGTTTAGAAGTTGGTGATGATCCAGAATTAGTTAGGAAGATTGTAACTATTGCAAAAAACACTACTGATATTCCTATAATTGCAAAAGTAGGTCTGGGCACCACGCATTATCTTAACACTGTAAATACTGCAATAGATTCTGGAATTGATGCAATAACTGCAATCAATACAGTTAGAGCAATGGCCATAGATGTTGAAACACAACGACCGATTCTTAGTAATAAATTTGGAGGATTATCTGGAACTCCAATCAAACCAATTGCATTGAGATGTGTGTATGAGATTTCTTCAAAACATGACATTCCAATAATTGGATGTGGTGGTGTTTCTACATGGGAAGATGCAGTAGAATTTTTCTTAGCAGGCGCTTCTGCAATTCAACTTGGCAGTGCAGTGGGTAATGATTGGATTGATGTTTTTAGTGAAATCAATAACGGAATATTACAATACATGAAAAGAAAAAATTACTCTTCAATAAAGGATATGGTGGGTCTTGCAAAGAAATCATAA
- a CDS encoding NOP5/NOP56 family protein, with translation MYSVILTELGISIFNEGKLEKAFPFSNPVKEYLLVKNKESKLNELINYLASIQRGVSVSDESLLVILKKYSIDCYLMESSELDNIQATKPQIIVDSGFASNLQDTLGKLREFALGLSSSKVTEVSESPDLHIIQAINSLDEIDKIANGLSSRLREWYGLHFPELDNIIDSINGYAQIVLAGKRESLTKQVFEDAGFPESKVEMLSLISSKSRGGDISDVNLAIVQSIAKQILDFHELRKKLEEHVETAMQEIAPNLSAILGSAVGARILGRAGSLKRLASLPASTIQVLGAEKALFRSLKTGSQPPKHGLLFQHAMVHAAPRWQRGKIARAVAAKAVIAARVDVYGEGLNQTLLEKLNIRVNEIGKKYENPTEKDIRKPQSFRREGGNFGDRRREGGDRRREGGDRRREGGDRRREGGDRRREGGDRRREGGDRRREGGDRRREGGDRRREGGDRRREGGDRRREGGDRRREGGSSKYERPDSNKKRKKFGRR, from the coding sequence ATGTATTCTGTGATATTAACAGAATTGGGAATCTCAATTTTCAATGAAGGAAAGCTTGAAAAAGCATTTCCATTCTCAAATCCAGTTAAAGAATATCTCTTAGTAAAAAATAAAGAATCAAAACTAAATGAATTAATCAATTATCTAGCTTCAATTCAAAGAGGAGTTTCTGTAAGTGATGAATCATTACTTGTAATTTTAAAAAAATATTCTATTGATTGTTACTTGATGGAATCCTCAGAGTTAGATAACATTCAAGCAACAAAACCACAGATTATTGTCGATTCAGGATTTGCTTCTAATTTACAGGATACATTAGGAAAACTAAGAGAGTTTGCTTTAGGACTATCATCATCTAAAGTTACCGAAGTTTCTGAAAGTCCAGACCTACACATCATTCAAGCAATCAATTCATTAGACGAAATCGACAAGATTGCAAATGGTCTAAGTTCAAGACTTCGAGAATGGTACGGATTACATTTTCCCGAATTAGACAACATTATTGATAGTATTAACGGATATGCACAAATCGTACTTGCTGGAAAACGAGAATCATTAACAAAACAAGTCTTTGAAGATGCAGGATTTCCAGAATCAAAAGTGGAGATGCTATCTTTAATTTCTTCAAAAAGTAGAGGTGGAGATATTTCTGATGTCAATTTAGCTATAGTTCAATCAATTGCAAAACAAATTTTAGATTTTCATGAATTACGTAAAAAACTTGAAGAGCATGTTGAAACCGCAATGCAAGAAATTGCACCAAATCTTTCAGCAATTCTTGGTAGTGCAGTAGGTGCAAGAATTTTAGGAAGAGCAGGAAGTCTCAAAAGATTAGCTTCACTTCCTGCTAGTACAATACAAGTCCTAGGAGCTGAAAAAGCATTGTTTAGATCATTGAAGACAGGGTCTCAACCACCAAAACACGGATTGCTATTTCAACATGCAATGGTTCATGCGGCCCCTAGATGGCAAAGAGGCAAAATTGCACGAGCAGTTGCTGCCAAGGCAGTGATTGCTGCAAGAGTAGATGTCTATGGTGAAGGACTAAACCAAACACTTCTTGAAAAACTCAACATCAGAGTTAATGAGATTGGCAAAAAGTATGAAAATCCAACTGAAAAAGACATCAGAAAACCTCAATCATTTAGACGCGAAGGTGGAAACTTTGGTGATAGAAGAAGAGAAGGTGGTGATAGAAGAAGAGAAGGTGGTGATAGAAGAAGAGAAGGTGGTGATAGAAGAAGAGAAGGTGGTGATAGAAGAAGAGAAGGTGGTGATAGAAGAAGAGAAGGTGGTGATAGAAGAAGAGAAGGTGGTGATAGAAGAAGAGAAGGTGGTGATAGAAGAAGAGAAGGTGGTGATAGAAGAAGAGAAGGTGGTGATAGAAGAAGAGAAGGTGGTGATAGAAGAAGAGAAGGTGGTAGTTCAAAGTATGAAAGACCAGATTCAAATAAAAAGAGAAAGAAGTTTGGAAGAAGATAA
- a CDS encoding fibrillarin-like rRNA/tRNA 2'-O-methyltransferase: MKDQIQIKRERSLEEDNQSYFWIKSEGEKKLATENLVPGNQVYKEKLIIKKGVEYRLWDAFRSKLAAAIMNDLEYFPFENKSKVLYLGASTGTTVSHISDIVGPSGIIFGVEHASRVARDFLDRVASYRSNIIPILQDARKPKEYFSVFGKVDIVYVDIAQPDQTQIALDNCEMYLKKGGYFFLVIKTRSIDVTKSPRRIIEEETEKLKANFDILQSIDLYPYDKDHAMVIAKYKN; the protein is encoded by the coding sequence ATGAAAGACCAGATTCAAATAAAAAGAGAAAGAAGTTTGGAAGAAGATAATCAATCATATTTTTGGATAAAATCAGAAGGCGAAAAAAAATTAGCTACTGAAAATCTAGTTCCTGGAAATCAAGTGTATAAAGAAAAACTAATTATCAAAAAAGGAGTAGAATACAGATTATGGGATGCCTTTAGAAGTAAATTAGCAGCAGCCATAATGAATGATCTGGAATATTTTCCATTTGAAAATAAAAGTAAAGTACTGTATTTAGGAGCATCAACTGGAACTACTGTAAGTCACATTTCAGACATTGTCGGCCCTAGTGGAATAATTTTTGGAGTTGAACATGCCAGCAGAGTAGCAAGAGATTTTCTTGATAGAGTTGCATCATACAGATCAAATATTATTCCAATATTGCAAGATGCAAGAAAACCAAAAGAATACTTTTCAGTATTTGGAAAAGTTGACATAGTGTATGTGGATATAGCACAACCAGATCAAACACAAATTGCGTTGGACAATTGTGAAATGTATCTAAAAAAAGGAGGTTATTTCTTTTTAGTAATTAAAACACGTAGTATTGATGTGACAAAATCACCAAGAAGAATTATTGAAGAAGAAACAGAGAAACTAAAAGCAAATTTCGATATTTTACAATCTATTGATTTGTACCCATACGACAAAGATCATGCAATGGTAATTGCAAAATATAAAAACTAA
- the rnhB gene encoding ribonuclease HII, with protein sequence MQICGIDDAGRGPMLGPLVIAGISLDKKNIKKLSALGVKDSKKLTPKLREHLYKKIIEIVDDYYIAKISPRLIDASVKKHCLNGLEAKYMAKVVSKLNPDISYVDSCDVDPTRFGREISKLSDNHKIKSYHRADSRFVVVSAASILAKVSRDRAIMKLGKDHNLGSGYPSDSVTVKFVKKYYKKHHEMPKFVRKSWKPVQKIMGNN encoded by the coding sequence GTGCAAATTTGCGGTATTGATGATGCTGGACGTGGTCCTATGTTGGGACCATTGGTAATAGCTGGAATTTCATTAGATAAAAAAAATATAAAAAAATTAAGCGCTTTAGGTGTAAAAGATTCAAAAAAACTCACTCCTAAATTACGTGAACATCTCTACAAGAAAATTATTGAAATTGTCGATGATTACTATATTGCAAAAATTTCTCCTAGATTAATTGATGCTAGTGTAAAGAAACATTGTTTGAATGGTTTAGAGGCAAAATACATGGCAAAAGTAGTTTCAAAATTAAATCCTGATATCTCATATGTTGATTCATGTGATGTTGATCCAACTCGATTTGGAAGAGAAATTTCTAAATTGTCTGATAATCATAAGATCAAATCATATCATCGTGCAGATAGTAGATTTGTAGTAGTTTCTGCGGCATCTATTCTAGCTAAAGTTAGTAGAGATAGGGCCATTATGAAATTAGGAAAAGATCATAATTTAGGCAGTGGCTATCCATCTGATTCTGTAACTGTAAAATTTGTAAAAAAATATTACAAAAAACATCATGAAATGCCTAAATTTGTGCGTAAAAGTTGGAAACCTGTTCAGAAAATAATGGGAAATAATTAG
- a CDS encoding tRNA (guanine-N1)-methyltransferase, translating to MEIPNDSFQEIIEGKTKLLVPKKSLIEKVPPKKPAFFNPKAKLNRDFSIIAYAAFLKNFHGPKILLEGLSGIGARGLRVGNELKVEKIVINDLNPSALKMAEYSVNLNNLENIEFSKKEVCRFLSKYSKKGQRGSIVDIDPFGSPAAFFDCGIRATMHGGILSTAATDLQVLNGLFQSACKRKYGGIPVRAKYGNEIAIRLILGCLRGVAARLGVEIIPLFVESEMHYYRTYVKVLNRPDQEENIGYILHCKNCGHRKISLEQEQECDLCSQKISIAGPLWIGKIFDKEFIQNMILEIPNLQVDKICEKILAKCLAESEMPGTYFTLDEIASKMKSSPPKLENAILNLQKNNFLASITSFCPTGFRTNANINEIIKIFQTSQ from the coding sequence TTGGAAATTCCAAATGATTCTTTTCAAGAAATTATTGAGGGTAAAACAAAGTTGTTAGTACCAAAAAAATCACTAATAGAAAAAGTCCCACCAAAAAAACCTGCATTCTTTAATCCAAAAGCAAAATTGAATAGAGATTTTTCAATAATTGCGTATGCTGCTTTTCTAAAAAATTTTCACGGTCCAAAAATTCTCTTGGAAGGGTTATCAGGAATTGGTGCAAGAGGATTAAGAGTTGGAAATGAGTTAAAAGTAGAAAAAATAGTGATCAATGATCTAAATCCAAGTGCTCTAAAAATGGCAGAATATTCAGTTAATCTAAATAATTTAGAAAATATAGAATTTTCTAAAAAAGAAGTATGTAGATTTTTGAGCAAATATTCAAAAAAAGGCCAAAGAGGCTCGATTGTAGATATTGATCCCTTTGGCTCACCTGCAGCATTTTTTGATTGTGGAATTAGAGCAACCATGCATGGGGGAATTTTATCTACTGCTGCAACAGATCTTCAAGTTCTAAACGGACTCTTTCAGAGTGCATGCAAAAGAAAATACGGCGGAATTCCAGTAAGAGCAAAGTATGGAAACGAAATAGCAATCAGGTTAATCTTAGGTTGTCTTAGAGGCGTTGCTGCAAGATTAGGTGTAGAAATTATTCCATTATTTGTTGAAAGTGAAATGCACTACTATAGAACTTATGTCAAAGTTCTAAACAGACCAGATCAGGAAGAAAATATAGGATATATTTTACATTGTAAAAATTGTGGTCATAGAAAAATATCATTAGAGCAAGAACAAGAATGTGATTTATGCAGTCAGAAAATTAGTATTGCAGGGCCTCTATGGATAGGGAAAATTTTTGATAAAGAATTTATTCAAAATATGATTCTAGAAATTCCAAATTTACAAGTAGACAAGATTTGTGAGAAAATACTTGCCAAATGTCTTGCAGAATCAGAAATGCCAGGAACTTATTTTACATTAGATGAGATTGCATCAAAAATGAAATCTTCACCACCTAAACTTGAAAATGCAATATTAAATTTACAAAAAAATAATTTTTTAGCAAGTATCACATCATTTTGTCCAACAGGATTTAGGACAAATGCTAACATTAATGAAATAATTAAGATTTTTCAGACTAGCCAATAA
- a CDS encoding RlmE family RNA methyltransferase, which produces MKLIDARKDHYRRLAHEQGYRSRAAFKLQELNKSYRIIGPGFYVLDLGCAPGGWTQMAVKLAGNQGKVMGVDLSYVEEIPGAHIIRENIEDEHVIDEVMTYFGRKVNAVICDLSPQVSGNWSVDHAKQISLNYDCTKIMDKVLANKGNAVFKVFDGEYSMEFRDYVKKKFARINLTKPSASRKQSSELYLVCLGFIG; this is translated from the coding sequence ATGAAATTAATTGATGCTCGCAAAGATCATTACCGCAGATTAGCTCATGAACAAGGTTATCGAAGTAGAGCTGCATTCAAACTACAAGAATTAAACAAATCTTATCGTATTATTGGTCCTGGATTTTACGTACTTGATCTTGGATGTGCTCCTGGTGGTTGGACTCAGATGGCTGTAAAATTAGCAGGAAATCAAGGCAAAGTAATGGGTGTTGATTTATCTTATGTTGAAGAGATTCCAGGTGCTCATATTATTAGAGAAAATATTGAAGATGAACATGTAATTGATGAGGTCATGACCTATTTTGGGCGTAAAGTCAATGCTGTAATTTGTGATCTTTCTCCTCAAGTTAGTGGAAATTGGTCAGTTGATCATGCTAAACAAATTTCATTAAATTATGATTGCACCAAAATAATGGACAAAGTTTTAGCAAACAAAGGTAATGCTGTATTCAAAGTTTTTGATGGTGAATACTCTATGGAATTTAGAGACTATGTTAAGAAAAAATTTGCTAGAATAAATCTTACAAAACCTAGTGCAAGTAGAAAACAAAGTAGTGAATTATACCTTGTTTGTTTAGGTTTTATTGGCTAG
- a CDS encoding helix-turn-helix transcriptional regulator, protein MAKKKDTLTDEAAKIKAELDELKKKKKVLDSSPKKKAKVKPAKKKAKVKPAKKKAKVKPAKKKAKVKPAKKKAEPKPPKEKKLTKKELEEAKKEAEKTLEEELEEQLSDEEIENFQIEKVDMERLTNKVCDILAERESDGMFQSELWKKLKLTSRDGSRLALKLERMGTITREKLLEKGRWTYKLILKKTPISTQSIENAPCLVCPVEQKCSLEGEISPRNCQFIEDWVIAEMKKPTKIK, encoded by the coding sequence ATGGCAAAGAAAAAAGATACTCTAACTGATGAAGCTGCAAAAATAAAGGCAGAACTGGATGAATTAAAAAAGAAAAAGAAAGTTCTAGATTCATCACCAAAGAAAAAAGCTAAAGTAAAACCAGCAAAGAAAAAAGCTAAAGTAAAACCAGCAAAGAAAAAAGCTAAAGTAAAACCAGCAAAGAAAAAAGCTAAAGTAAAACCAGCAAAGAAAAAAGCTGAGCCAAAGCCACCAAAAGAGAAAAAATTAACTAAAAAAGAATTAGAAGAAGCAAAGAAAGAAGCAGAAAAAACATTGGAAGAAGAATTAGAAGAACAACTTTCTGATGAAGAAATTGAAAACTTTCAAATCGAAAAAGTTGACATGGAAAGACTAACTAACAAAGTTTGTGATATTCTAGCAGAACGTGAATCTGATGGAATGTTTCAAAGTGAACTTTGGAAAAAACTTAAACTTACAAGTCGTGATGGTTCACGTTTAGCATTAAAACTTGAAAGAATGGGAACTATTACTAGGGAAAAACTTCTAGAGAAAGGACGCTGGACTTACAAATTAATTTTAAAGAAAACTCCGATTAGTACTCAATCAATTGAAAATGCTCCATGTTTGGTATGTCCTGTTGAACAGAAATGTTCACTTGAAGGTGAAATTAGTCCTAGGAACTGTCAATTCATTGAAGATTGGGTCATTGCTGAGATGAAAAAACCTACGAAGATCAAATGA